AGTTGCTTTCTAACTGCTGTCGTGCAATTTCAAGATACATATTTTAGTACACAATAAACAGCCCAAGAAGGCATCCATCCATTGTTCTTACCAAACTCCTGTATCTCTGCATCGTCCAGGGAGACGGACACCCCCAGCTCCAGACACTTCTTCATGTGAGCCTTCGATTTCATGTGTTTGGTCAGGTTTCCTGTATGccatacattacatttgacgATTACAAATGGCATTCCTTTCACATTCATGAAATAAGCAAAGAGACTTAAGGAAATCTTTGAGCACCTTTAGTTTTGAAGGCGAAGTTGCAGACCCTGCAGACGTACGGTCTcacgtccgtgtgtgtgcggatgtgtttcttcagcatgcTTGGTTTCTTACAGCGGATGCCACACTCCTCGCAGATATACttccccctgcctctgcccctcACGTACACGTAGTCCTCGTTGGACTTGTACCTGGCAGGAAGAGACTGACCTTCATTTGGAGCAACGTAATGCTGGGTTCACAGAATGTGTGAAATGCCTCTCAGTTGTAAAACTGGGAGTTCTTTATGTTAAATATTAAAAACTACAGTTTTAGAAGTAAGAAGTCAAACATTTGCAAACTCCAAATTCTATAACAGCTTATGCCTATATTGTCAGCTGTGTATCAACCAATCTTCAGTCAGAAGAGATAGATATACAACCTAATAATAAAGGACCATTTTGCAAATGACAGGGGTTGACAGGAAAACATATATCACAGTTTCGATCAAATCTTTCGATCAGCCATGCTAAAATCCTCACACACGTGTTAACGTTTCATCCTGCGCTATGTGTACAATGTTTATGTTGTCATGACCAACCCTCCTTCGAAGATCTTGATGCGAGTGGGTGCAGCTTGCTTTGGCGGGGCCTCCCGCTCCTTCCAGTCCTCCTTTGCAGCCTTGCCCCTGCAGCTGGTGTCCTTGGGTCTCCTCCCACAGGGGAGGTCCACCTCTCTCAGCTCTGGTTTCCTCTGGAGCTGAAACAGATGACCAAACATTCTTGTTAACATGCCGTTTAAGCACACAGGATATTGACAATGTAACACAATGCTTTAATGGCACGGTGTGTAAGGATGTGACTTAGTGctgtaaacgcacacacacagtgccaagACTGGCGGTGGGGCTTGGGAGTAGGGGGGTCAGGAGTGgttggggaaggagggggaaagggaggcgaggggaggggaagaagatgTCTCTCACCTGTTCCAGTCTCTGTCTCCACAGGAGGAGCGAGGACACCACTTTCCCCGTCCCCGGCTGATGCATAGCTGCCATGGTGTAGGCGCAGGAATCTGTCGTCTGCTTGGAGCGCAACAGGGCCAGGAAGGCCGAGGTGCTGAGGTCTGGGGGGTTGGGGTCATGCGAGCTCACGCACCAGGCAGCGTACACGGAGGAAAGAGGCGCGTTGTGGGAGATGCAGGGCTTGGTGAAGTTCAGATAGCACCAGCTCACACCTGTTGTTGTGCCGAGACTCGGAAACTGAGGTAGCACTTTGGAGCCTTTGCAGTCGGAGAACAGGATGTCTTGACTGTGCACCAACTGCTCTGACGTATCCATCTTCACCTTGGTGTCCATGGCACCCTCTGGGGGGTCGCTTGCATACTGCAGAGAACACGGCCGGGCGCTGGGTTCCTCTGGAGAGCGAGCCATGGCTGAGTCTGTTACATCACAGCTCTCTGTCAGCATGTGCTGCTTTGAGGTGAAGCGTGCTCCCAGGGATTCTTCCTGAGAGCCCAGAGAGGACACACTCCCCAACTCCGACACGTGCCTTTGCTCAGTTATTCCGCGGTTCCCCAACTCCACAGCACTCAACTCCTCCACGATCTGGCCAAACattttctcctccttcacccgcTTCTGCTGTTTCACCTCCATGAACAGGTCCAGGCTGCTGGCAGGAGACAGCACGCGCTTGCTGGCTCCGCCACTGGAAGCGTTGGTGGTTGAGATAGTCCTGGAGgtcagggatagagggatgccTGTCTTCAGCTTGGCCAGGGACAGATCGAGAACCTGGACTGTTAGTGGCTCAGAGAGAAGTCCTCTGGTGTAACCTAATACGGGCTGACAAGAGACTGTGGTGGAACCGACACCTTGGTTCTTGTGGTGACTGTCCAAAATCTGAGACACTGTGGTGTACGTGATGCTACCAAAGCACGGCACGTGTGTCTGTATCCTGACAGGGACTgtcaggctggaggggggctgctGAGGGCAGATGTTACCTGTTGCAGATCCTGGCAGGGGCTGTGAAAGCACGGCGGACGCGGACAACGCCAGAGCGCTGCTGCCGTAACACTGGGGAAACAGACGCAAGTGGGTGAATTCAGGGTCCATGTTCAAGGACTCCTGCCGCACCAAATGACTCGGGTCTTGTTCAGCCCCAGCGACGCCCCCATGCCTAAGCCGGGACGTTGGAGACAGACTGCCGTAGTCAAACGACATGCTGCGCGCCTCGGGGAACTCCCTGCGCAGGTTGCACGGGGCCTGTTCAGACGAGGAGCGTCTCATCTCATGTTGCTGACGCTGGTTCAGGACCAAGAGGGAGTTGCCACTTCCTGGCACAGCAAGGAACTCCAGCGGCTTTCCACCATCATCAGGGCGTCCTGGGGAGACTGACTTGAAGCTGTCCTCTCTGTCAAAGGAAAAGCTGGAGCTGTAGGATAAGTTGCTGTCCTGACTGGGGCTCCGGGAGAGACTAGTGCATGCCGACTCAAAACTAGATTCTCCGGAGGAGTGCTCGATGTCAGCAAGGCGCAGTCTCTTCTTCTTCGGGGGGAGTTTTTCGGGGGGGAACTGAGATAATGTCTCGCTCCTCTGAGGCCACTGGAACTCCTCCACGTGCTTTTCAGGCTCTTTTACCTGAACTTCCGGGACTTTCTCTGGGGTGTCAGGCTCGACAGTGACCCTGATCTCTGGGACCTGGATGTTAGACTGGCGGACTAGCTTGGGGCCCATTTGATATGACTGGTCTAGTCTACACTCACTCAACTGATGCCTCATAATCTCAGCTCTACTCAGTCTCTCCTGCACTTCAACGTGCTTTGCGGTTTGCAGTGAACAAATGCTGTCCTGCCTCTGACTTTGATATGGTTCAGACTGAGACCTGTTTAATGAGTTTGTGTGCTGAATGACAGAAATTACATTACCTAAAGACTTTCTTCCTATGGCTTCAGGGCTGACTAAGACCTCCATGTCGTGTCTGTCCAGCTGAGTGTGCACGCTGTGCCCGGCCCCACGGCTGAGCTGTTGTGATTCATAAAGCCTGGCTAagtcctgcctctcctcagACAGGTCACAGCGCCTGTCATATGGCCCCACagaatcctcctcctcccttttctccttccGACGTTTCCTCGTCGCTAGTTCCAGCCCTTGCTTCTGAAGTGCTGCGCAGGATACCGTCTCAGAGAGACCTTCCCCGCCcatccccgacggtgcgggctgGGGGCTCTCAGCCACGTTTGCGAAGTTTTCGGTCTCGGTGTGGCTTTCATGAACGGAGAGTTCGAAGGCAGCCTGTCTTCGgagcctcctcatccctccgggGCTCGTGCGCTCATCAAAGGAGTGGCTGCCTCGCAGGCCTTGTGGCATACTGAGGCAGGCTGCCGATGACGTGGGCATGGAGTTGCTCCGGAAGAGAGGCCCGGCATCAGAGGCAGGGTCCAGCTGGGAATCTTTAATCTCCTCTCTCGTGAACGACCTTGTGTTTATTTTGATGGACTCAACCAGTTCTTTCTCCTGCGTGAAAACACGGGATACCCCCCTCTCTGAACCCTTCCCCTCTCTATGCGTGGAATCGCTAGAGTTGGCCCTGCAAGTCACAACAGCCGTCTGTTTGGGACTTGGTCTGTAACACTTCCCAAACATGATTTCTTGATAGGACTTGGCGTTGGTGTTTGGGGGACCGCTCTGGTGCTCTGCACTCTCAGAGCGAGAGAAGTAACCAGAGTCTGTGCTGCCTTTGCTAGactggctggggagggagagggactggTCAGTGTCGCTGCTTCTCTTTTCCGAGAGCCGCAGCGCAAGCCTTTGCTTGATGGTGCTAGATTGGATTGCAGGGCTGACCTGAGCTAGAGCAAGAGATGCATTGATTTCTTTGATCTGGGATGAGCCGTCCTCAATCGGCGTCATTGTGGATCCCTGTTTCTGTGCCATGAGATGGGATGTTTTCACGGCAACACTATCTGGTTCCTCCGAATCCACTAACAGAGAGTCGGTGAGTGTGTCCTCGTCTGTGTCTGAGCTCTGCTCGGCGTCGGAATACAGCTCCCCTTCCCCTTCCAGGGACCCCTGATCCATGTTGGCACTGTAAGATCCCAGTTCTGAAAATGGCACTGTTCCAGCTTTGACAGAGTGAGCATGAGATTTTCTGTGTTTATATAAATTACTCTTAGTTTTAAAGGAGAACCCACATGGGATGCAGGGATAGGGCCGTTCGCCGGTGTGCGAGCGGATATGCTTCTTGAGCACACTGGGTTTGGCACAAGCCCTTCCACAATAATCACAAACATACTTCCCAGGCTTTTGCGGTTTCGGCTCTATCTTACACACTTCCTCCGATAGCAACTCTGTGCCTGACTGGGGTCCCTGTGGCTGGAGGACCAGGGATAAAGTGGGGGACTTCCTCAAGGGGGAGGGCCCACAGCCTCCCAGGGATGGCACTGACGCCAATTGGCTGACGGTCTTCTGTCTGGCGAAGGTAAGTGACTGGTCTTCCTGAGGAGTGTACAAGGGTAGCTCATGGTAACGATGGCCTGCGGCAAGGGGCTGGGGGGAGCGCTGATCCTCTAACGGCTGCTGCCTTTTCCCTGAGAGAGGCATTTCTGATGATGCACATGTGTTTCCACTTGGAGCCACCGGAGGTTGTAGGTTcgagtccctccccctctaaaTCCACCCAGGGGCTTCCTCTTATAGCCTGAACAGTTGCTGGCTCTGATGTCCTTTTTCTCTGTTCAACATTCCTCCCCCGGGGCAACACAGAGCATTTCTCTTCAGCTGTAGTTTCAAGTGACTCCTGTTAATCCAATGTCACCTTCTTTGAGGATCGATTTCCGGATAATGTCTGTTATGTAATCTTAATAATATTAGCAGATATGCGAATTAGCTGCAGGACAGGGACATCTGAAAGAAACCAAAGAAACAGAGAAATTATAATTTGTAAAATGAGACATTAAAAAGTTGATAAAAACATGATACTAGCTAGTCATGCTAAGAATGATTGCTCAGGTAAAGACAAACAAAACTATAATTATAATCATAGAATATTCCAAGTTCTTTCATGATAAACAAAGCAACTCTATTACTCTTTCGCACTCAGATCAAGTATAAAATAGAATCTAATATGACAGAAACCAAATCAAACATGCTAATAGTCTCCTAATCAAAATGATTGCCCTCTTAAAATCCTTCAAATAAACAAAAAGTGGTGTATAAAATGTATAACGAGCAATGTGCACAGCAGGAATGGAATGGAAAAATCAGTCTTTTTACCAGCCTTTAAAATACCTCCACAACCTCATCTTACCCCTGGCTGATGCCCTACATTTACtgcagaactgtgtgtgtgtgtgcgtgtgtgtgtgagaacgtgTGTGCAAGCACGTGTAGTGCTTACAACGTAACATGGCGTTTGGTTAAGTTAGCTTTGAGCCTGTGTGAGGCTTATTTTTTCCACACACTAAAACGCAATCCTTGCCGTAACCCTGCGACTAACAGACCCAGGGGATCTGTTCTTGTTTAGCCCCAAAATCAGTCTTGTACAAGTAGCATCCTTCCATGATCTTTAGTTACAACTGGAGTCTGTGCCTGTCATTACAGGGCCAGTCTGAGGCATTGTTGAGCTAAAGTGCCTTTACACACAAGCTCCACAGCAGGGGCCTGGGTCTCTGAGGGAAAATTACTTCTATCTTCTCAGTATCATAGGCTGTATGCACTATAACGAGGTTATGCAAGATTATCTGGTTCAAACCCTCTGAGTTCCCCTTAATTAGGACATcctacgtctctctctcctctctatctctctttcattctctctctctctctctctctctctctctctctctctctctctctctctctctctctctctctctaactctccctctctctctcactcctctctctccgtctttgtTACAGCAGCTCCCCAGGCATGAACCTGAGGACAGAAATCCAAGGTGACTCTCAAGATGTCTAGATAAAAGCAGCTGCAAGCCTGAGAACCAACACCGAATATTTGTGACAAATGGCCTCACACCGCCGGTTCTAGAAGACTCTGTGCCACAGTCATCCATTCTGTTTCTGGGGGCCTTtcatggagagacagggaaagagggaaggcgTATGAAGGTGGCTCGCTTGGGCCAGTGGGTGCCGAGAGATGAGGTTTACAGAGGTAAGGGATGTCAGAGGTGACAACACTGTACACCCCTGGATCCTGCTCTCTTCAAGGTCACGACCTCATTGCTGTTTCCATCCTTTCTCGGCattgagaggagagaaagaggcagacagagacaagacAAGCTCTAGTAAACCACCACAAACAACGAATACCTTTGAACTCCTGAGAGAGGGAATGAAGCCTACACTTCCAGAGCATACAAAGTAACACTGAACAACACGTTAACTCAACAGGCAGACTTTGTGTGCTCATACATCATCAAAGCCCCCCATTCAGAAATCTGTCTCTGCCTTGTGGAGGTAGTAGAGCTGTATCAACCCATTGTACAATACTGACACTGGAGTGCTactgtggaggaggtgggtggtAGGATGGTGTTGTGAATGGTTGTGGGTGGAGGGTTCTGATGGTGCATGCACTTTCCAAGTCGATGAGGAATGgcagaataacaacaacaagCACCACACAGCTTACAGCATACTGCAAGAGAACAATGAGGCAATTACTGTATAAATGGACAACATCCATACTGCAGTCCCACGTCTGAGCCTATAGCGTTTATTAGAAGGGGTAGTTACGGTGTCTAAGATGACATGAAATACATGAATATAATAAGAAGATTACACTGTTTGGGACACTGGGGTGTAATCCCCATCATATGATACTGTAGTGCCCAGTACACAGCATTTAGAACAACCATCAGCGTGGGCTATTACTGCCTGGTTTAAATGCAGACAACCTCAAGGTCTGTGGTTAGCCGAAAAACCACCCCATACACAGAAACAGCCGCCGAGGTATCAAACATAACCCCCTCATACAAACCCGACAGTCGTATTCTCCCTTGTCCCATATTGCCGGTCACATGTGACATTCCTCGTATTGTATATTCCAGTTGTCCATTATCCGCATATTTGGGCTAATGAATGAAACTGAAatcaggaagaagaaaaaaaatcagcaAGGTATAAAACCTCATCAATCAAACGCGGCTGGCTGACTGAGTAGGCATTAGAAGATCTATTGATGTGAGCCAGTCACCGGAGAAAATACCCAACCGTGACGCGGACCAAGGCACAAAAATAGCAAAGGGGCCCTGAGAGGGCTTACACAACACACCACGTTTAAGGACACTTTCTCAGTGGTCTCTGGTGAAGCAGCAATTGCTTAATCTCTCGTTGACGGGCAATATGCTACTTTACACAAAACGAAGATAAAAATATCCCAATCGCTTAAAAGACAAAATATTGTCAAACGAAGGCTACAATAAATATTTCTATGACTTGCATTTGTTAATAAACTAGAATACACTAAGAGGTACGTGTAAGGTCTGTAAAAACAAAACGCTTACTGTCTCACGTCTAATCGTCACGAATTATATATCTGCCGACCTTTTCTGTCACTTCCCAGATGTTAATCGGAGATCAGTAAAACGATGCACAGTCCATGCTATTGGCTGACTGAATTGGGGACAACCTGGCAGCTGATAGAATCAAAGGGGGACTACCTGCAGGTAGCATGCTTTATAGATGCGCTAAGGGAAACCACATCCTGTATACACTGAAAAGCATAATCTGACCGACCGTAGGTCAAGGAAATAGAAATGTAGCCTATGATTAAAACGTAGCTTTCAGGCAAACCCAACAGTCAGTAGAGAAATACCTTACAGAAATAGCCTACCTTTATATCATTTAGACTACAATATCGTCTCATTTCCAACGGAAGAGATTTGGCTACATAACCAAAGTAATCACTATATGTCAATAAAATTATATCCAGTATATTATTTTACTGGACATTGTTGACCCTTCTGTTTAGGTTCCCCTGTCATTTAGGTAAAACTTTGCCCTttcaatacaatacaataaacaCAACTAAAAATAGCAGATCTGCGTTGACCGTCTTCTTCAGTTTCAGTAGGAACGGAGGTGAGAACAACTTTGCGTGTCTATGAATAGGAGACCTTGGTTAGAGGTTTGCCCCAGCTGGGCttactatagtgtgtgtgtgtgtgtgtgtgtgtgtgtgtgggggggggctatcAACTAGAGGCTTATTGGTAGGCTAACATAAAACTGTCAAGCAGACAAAGGTTTGCTTACTTAGGCCTTACTTACATAACAACCATGTAGAATCAGGACAATTATTTGCAAACATGTTTCATTAAATTACTTTCAAAGCCTAATAGCAGAACTGCAATGTCACAAATGACAGTTAATTCATTTAGCCTTCTGTTGTAACATTCAaaaagttttttctttttttaaagtagGTCCAAATTAATCAAATGTAATTCCATATGCTTCATACAGAATGAGACTACAGGTCTTGATCAACCGGGACTGAGATGAACTTGAAGCTGAACATACGACTGCATTGCAGGGAAGGCCCGTAATGCTGTATTCAGTATCTAGATGAGCGGCACTAAAATGGCTGATACTCAATGTGCAGTGAAGGTCAAGTCGCCTGTCTCTATAAATATAATGGTCGGTCCCGCTGGAAGTTCCACACTGCTTGGCATTTCCACTATCTGAGGCACACAGCTCTGCTGACCAGCTCACATCCGCAACTAATTTGCATGTGATTGAATGCCTCACATGCACCCTCCTACCAGCAATCCTCTAATAATATGAGATTTCAGACTGATGGGGGACAGAATGTGtaggcgagagggagagggagagaggggggggggggtactatgTTGATGAGAAACACATCAGGACAGTGGTAGGCAGGTGCTTCTCAGATGATCAGTGGAGACAGGCTGTGTTATTTGCGTTCACTCATCTGAGTTTACATCTGGCACGATTGTGAGTTCCCATGGCAACGTAAGGCCAACAGTTCCACATTGTCTCCATGTTCTATGCACCCGAACAAAACCTGAGCAGCACATCCGGTCTATAAACTCAAGAAATAATTATAGTACCATCCCCCCCAAATAATGTGTAGCCTGTTCTGACAAAATGGCTCCGCTGTAGGCTAAATGTGGATTCATTATTGTTTAACCCTTTAGTAACATTTAATTAGGAGTGTTCTAATACTTAGAATAGCCTATGGAAATATGACATCAGTCAGTACGGTTTAATTTCGCTATAAGACTCCCAGTTCCATATGTGTGCAAACACTTGTCCTTGTTTGGGAGGCCGAGGTGGATATCACAGGATCCGTTTGCATAATTGTGCGTTTACGTGTACTGGACTACCCTGTGATATGGGGGCACTTGAGAACCCCTTGCAAACCCCCTATTTTCACGTCATGGAACATTGGCTAAACAAGTACCTCCCACATTCTCAGGCGCGTGCAACACAGTGAGCAGACACAACATTGATACACACACGTTGCCTCCAGCACGGACACTTAACAGGCCAAAATAAGGCGCATGAACATAGAGGTCAGCAGATGTCTTTTTCCAAAAAGACTTTCTACACGTGTCCTTTGAAGCCTTGCTTGTTCTAACATATTTAGTGTCGTTAATTCCGAAGCATTCCGTATCACGATTGTTATAAATGGAAATACGATATGTATATTAGCTATTCTTTACACATCTCGGGTCTCAAACACGTCGGATAAATGCTTCAGTTGAAAATAGGGCGGACGCATTGCGAGCTCACAGTGCGCCAATAGAGGGAGCCCGTGGTCCGTCAAAGCGCAATCATTAATTATTTTCTATGCACAATCAAAATAACGTTAAAAGGGTTTATAAACAACAATTATAAGAAATAATGTTTATTGAATTTTCAAGTCACAGTGGAATGGATGAAATATTTATACTCCCCTCATACAAAATGTAAAATCAATCGTAGAAAAAGTGCAATTCTCAATAACAAAGATTTAAAAACCACTGATAAATTCTAGAGTAAAGATTTGATTTGTTAAACGAAAATAATAATTGATCTCTATACCCTGAGTTCCAGAATGCAGTCAGTTGGCACTGAATTC
The Osmerus mordax isolate fOsmMor3 chromosome 9, fOsmMor3.pri, whole genome shotgun sequence genome window above contains:
- the hivep2b gene encoding transcription factor HIVEP2 gives rise to the protein MPLSGKRQQPLEDQRSPQPLAAGHRYHELPLYTPQEDQSLTFARQKTVSQLASVPSLGGCGPSPLRKSPTLSLVLQPQGPQSGTELLSEEVCKIEPKPQKPGKYVCDYCGRACAKPSVLKKHIRSHTGERPYPCIPCGFSFKTKSNLYKHRKSHAHSVKAGTVPFSELGSYSANMDQGSLEGEGELYSDAEQSSDTDEDTLTDSLLVDSEEPDSVAVKTSHLMAQKQGSTMTPIEDGSSQIKEINASLALAQVSPAIQSSTIKQRLALRLSEKRSSDTDQSLSLPSQSSKGSTDSGYFSRSESAEHQSGPPNTNAKSYQEIMFGKCYRPSPKQTAVVTCRANSSDSTHREGKGSERGVSRVFTQEKELVESIKINTRSFTREEIKDSQLDPASDAGPLFRSNSMPTSSAACLSMPQGLRGSHSFDERTSPGGMRRLRRQAAFELSVHESHTETENFANVAESPQPAPSGMGGEGLSETVSCAALQKQGLELATRKRRKEKREEEDSVGPYDRRCDLSEERQDLARLYESQQLSRGAGHSVHTQLDRHDMEVLVSPEAIGRKSLGNVISVIQHTNSLNRSQSEPYQSQRQDSICSLQTAKHVEVQERLSRAEIMRHQLSECRLDQSYQMGPKLVRQSNIQVPEIRVTVEPDTPEKVPEVQVKEPEKHVEEFQWPQRSETLSQFPPEKLPPKKKRLRLADIEHSSGESSFESACTSLSRSPSQDSNLSYSSSFSFDREDSFKSVSPGRPDDGGKPLEFLAVPGSGNSLLVLNQRQQHEMRRSSSEQAPCNLRREFPEARSMSFDYGSLSPTSRLRHGGVAGAEQDPSHLVRQESLNMDPEFTHLRLFPQCYGSSALALSASAVLSQPLPGSATGNICPQQPPSSLTVPVRIQTHVPCFGSITYTTVSQILDSHHKNQGVGSTTVSCQPVLGYTRGLLSEPLTVQVLDLSLAKLKTGIPLSLTSRTISTTNASSGGASKRVLSPASSLDLFMEVKQQKRVKEEKMFGQIVEELSAVELGNRGITEQRHVSELGSVSSLGSQEESLGARFTSKQHMLTESCDVTDSAMARSPEEPSARPCSLQYASDPPEGAMDTKVKMDTSEQLVHSQDILFSDCKGSKVLPQFPSLGTTTGVSWCYLNFTKPCISHNAPLSSVYAAWCVSSHDPNPPDLSTSAFLALLRSKQTTDSCAYTMAAMHQPGTGKVVSSLLLWRQRLEQLQRKPELREVDLPCGRRPKDTSCRGKAAKEDWKEREAPPKQAAPTRIKIFEGGYKSNEDYVYVRGRGRGKYICEECGIRCKKPSMLKKHIRTHTDVRPYVCRVCNFAFKTKGNLTKHMKSKAHMKKCLELGVSVSLDDAEIQEFDDLQSKAGGLSAAKHQFSDADDSDGMDEEIDEIDEDEEEDEEYEGDSTPKMGSRSTSPQPCGVASLSVTATAVIHGCSFIPLPDAEFHPQPTCRRTGTDRRSILAVVDNDQKERPQEEDSLNTLSSDQTCLLFDTYPSCLLSLGWESPLREPSPSRLRYPSPRRELSPRGRSCSSPRWDSTPLRPSSPSLIPIQHLSPASMERPLSPGAEQGGRKEPLARGRQRVVLRAVSPRRGSHQHRGGEKIRHQVKTELVPQPETTEMELDQRSSIPQNLSGPAGSPHQNLLSHLPLHSQLQTRSLLPVVPIGGIQLPPCSLLSSSSAQGPSPAPSPQTSDSPGGSTLDGYIRAQDNGEEDSTQQCDSLSPHQDSLENAPHFTINNIKQEENVQTCMKAIASLSITSGDIK